In Panthera leo isolate Ple1 chromosome E3, P.leo_Ple1_pat1.1, whole genome shotgun sequence, a genomic segment contains:
- the ZNHIT1 gene encoding zinc finger HIT domain-containing protein 1 — translation MVEKKTSVRSQDPGQRRVLDRAARQRRINRQLEALENDNFQDDPHAGLPQLGKRLPQFDDDADTGKKKKKTRGDHFKLRFRKNFQALLEEQNLSVAEGPNYLTACAGPPSRPQRPFCAVCGFPSPYTCVSCGARYCTVRCLGTHQETRCLKWTV, via the exons TTCGCTCCCAGGACCCTGGACAGCGGCGGGTGCTCGACCGGGCCGCCAGACAGCGCCGCATCAACAGGCAGCTCGAGGCCTTGGAGAATGACAACTTCCAGGACGACCCCCATGCAGGACTCCCCCAGCTCGGCAAAAGGCTGCCTCAGTTTGATGATGATGCAGACACCG ggaagaaaaagaagaaaactcgaGGCGATCATTTTAAACTTCGCTTCCGAAAGAACTTTCAGGCCTTGCTAGAGGAGCAG AACCTGAGCGTGGCCGAGGGCCCCAACTATCTGACAGCCTGTGCGGGTCCCCCCTCCCGGCCTCAGCGGCCCTTCTGTGCCGTCTGCGGCTTCCCCTCCCCATACACCTGCGTCAGCTGTGGCGCCCGGTACTGCACGGTGCGCTGTCTGGGCACCCACCAGGAGACCAG GTGCCTGAAGTGGACTGTGTGA
- the CLDN15 gene encoding claudin-15 isoform X2, with product MSVAVEIFGFFMAALGLLMLGVTLPHSYWRVSTVHGSVITTNTIFENLWFSCATDSLGVYSCREFPSLLALSGYLQACRALMITAIFLGFLGLFLGMAGLRCVNIGSMELSRKARLAAVAGALHILAGFCGMVAISWYAFNITQEFFDPLYPGTKYELGPALYLGWSASLLAILGGVCLGSTCCRTPDAAPAPRLPYQASAVRSPGLAAPLHPAVSDEEGDSSFGKYGKNAYV from the exons ATGTCGGTGGCCGTGGAGATCTTCGGCTTCTTCATGGCGGCCCTGGGGCTGCTGATGCTGGGGGTGACCCTGCCACACAGCTACTGGCGAGTGTCCACCGTGCACGGGAGCGTCATCACCACCAACACCATCTTCGAGAACCTCTGGTTTAGCTGTGCCACCGACTCCCTGGGAGTCTACAGCTGCCGGGAGTTCCCGTCCTTGCTGGCCCTCTCCG GGTACCTCCAGGCCTGCCGGGCGCTCATGATCACCGCCATCTTCCTGGGCTTCCTGGGCCTCTTCCTAGGCATGGCGGGGCTGCGCTGCGTAAACATCGGGAGCATGGAGCTCTCCAGGAAGGCCAGGCTGGCCGCCGTCGCAGGGGCCCTGCACATACTGGCTG gttTCTGCGGGATGGTGGCCATCTCCTGGTACGCCTTCAACATCACCCAGGAATTCTTCGACCCCTTGTATCCCGGGACCAA GTACGAGCTGGGCCCCGCCCTCTACCTGGGCTGGAGCGCTTCCCTGCTCGCCATCCTGGGCGGCGTCTGCCTCGGCTCCACCTGCTGCCGCACTCCCGacgcggccccggcc cccaggctcccctaccaGGCCTCCGCGGTGCGGTCCCCCGGCCTCGCCGCCCCCCTGCACCCCGCGGTCTCGGACGAAGAAGGCGACAGCAGCTTTGGCAAATACGGGAAGAACGCTTACGTGTAG
- the CLDN15 gene encoding claudin-15 isoform X1 produces the protein MSVAVEIFGFFMAALGLLMLGVTLPHSYWRVSTVHGSVITTNTIFENLWFSCATDSLGVYSCREFPSLLALSGYLQACRALMITAIFLGFLGLFLGMAGLRCVNIGSMELSRKARLAAVAGALHILAGFCGMVAISWYAFNITQEFFDPLYPGTKYELGPALYLGWSASLLAILGGVCLGSTCCRTPDAAPAPAPRLPYQASAVRSPGLAAPLHPAVSDEEGDSSFGKYGKNAYV, from the exons ATGTCGGTGGCCGTGGAGATCTTCGGCTTCTTCATGGCGGCCCTGGGGCTGCTGATGCTGGGGGTGACCCTGCCACACAGCTACTGGCGAGTGTCCACCGTGCACGGGAGCGTCATCACCACCAACACCATCTTCGAGAACCTCTGGTTTAGCTGTGCCACCGACTCCCTGGGAGTCTACAGCTGCCGGGAGTTCCCGTCCTTGCTGGCCCTCTCCG GGTACCTCCAGGCCTGCCGGGCGCTCATGATCACCGCCATCTTCCTGGGCTTCCTGGGCCTCTTCCTAGGCATGGCGGGGCTGCGCTGCGTAAACATCGGGAGCATGGAGCTCTCCAGGAAGGCCAGGCTGGCCGCCGTCGCAGGGGCCCTGCACATACTGGCTG gttTCTGCGGGATGGTGGCCATCTCCTGGTACGCCTTCAACATCACCCAGGAATTCTTCGACCCCTTGTATCCCGGGACCAA GTACGAGCTGGGCCCCGCCCTCTACCTGGGCTGGAGCGCTTCCCTGCTCGCCATCCTGGGCGGCGTCTGCCTCGGCTCCACCTGCTGCCGCACTCCCGacgcggccccggccccggcccccag gctcccctaccaGGCCTCCGCGGTGCGGTCCCCCGGCCTCGCCGCCCCCCTGCACCCCGCGGTCTCGGACGAAGAAGGCGACAGCAGCTTTGGCAAATACGGGAAGAACGCTTACGTGTAG
- the FIS1 gene encoding mitochondrial fission 1 protein, producing the protein MEAVLNELVSVDDLLKFEKKFQSEKAGGSVSKSTQFEYAWCLVRSKYNDDIRKGIALLEELLPNGSKEEQRDYVFYLAVGNYRLKEYEKALKYVRGLLQTEPQNNQAKELEQLIDKAMKKDGLVGMAIVGGMALGVAGLAGLIGLAVSKSKS; encoded by the exons ATGGAGGCCGTGCTGAACGAGCTGGTGTCTGTGGACGACCTGCTG aagtttgaaaagaaatttcagtCTGAGAAGGCGGGAGGCTCCGTGTCCAAGAGCACGCAGTTTGAGTACGCCTGGTGCCTGGTGCGAAGCAAGTACAATGATGACATCCGCAAAGGCATCGCACTACTGGAGG AGCTGCTGCCCAACGGGAGCAAAGAGGAGCAGCGGGATTATGTTTTCTACCTGGCTGTGGGGAACTACCGGCTCAAG GAATATGAGAAGGCACTAAAGTATGTGCGGGGGCTGCTGCAGACAGAGCCCCAGAACAACCAGGCCAAGGAACTGGAGCAGCTTATTGACAAGGCCATGAAGAAAG acGGACTAGTGGGCATGGCCATTGTTGGAGGGATGGCCCTGGGCGTGGCGGGACTGGCTGGACTCATCGGACTTGCTGTATCCAAGTCCAAATCCTAA